Proteins from a single region of Oryza brachyantha chromosome 6, ObraRS2, whole genome shotgun sequence:
- the LOC102704985 gene encoding uncharacterized protein LOC102704985 isoform X2 has product MVADHICSVESGMIVESREVEKVVVIGEASADQIVGDVGATMGGVMAGGVLKNSQPACCVDLGRSVPLSNNGAAMIHREKTTTHTEEELNYVLSIGSDTYDINLLKKKYKSLKRKHLKCNKFIPNAKKFRCAATEAACHGGPGLYFKAIVDQNASSPSFDAIKDGIASALDHFHEEHSRRFTASLQDLSHVLSNLFPSKRRTSPVNFSRDQVDSKAGELAHKGSTHCCTSNNGTEILSKSKSVTQSDEETVKLPSSGSQGLSPIMDEVTQKLTSSTGTYMQHTHLQNQKLIS; this is encoded by the exons ATGGTTGCAGATCATATTTGTTCTGTGGAGTCAGGGATGATTGTTGAAAGCAGAGAAGTTGAGAAGGTGGTGGTCATCGGCGAAGCATCTGCAGACCAAATCGTGGGCGATGTTGGCGCAACCATGGGTGGTGTGATGGCTGGTGGTGTGCTCAAAAACTCCCAGCCAGCTTGCTGTGTGGATCTCGGGCGATCTGTACCTTTGAGCAATAATGGAGCTGCAATGATTCATAGG GAAAAAACCACTACTCACACCGAAGAGGaactaaattatgttttatctaTCGGGTCGGATACATATGACATCAATTTACTAAAGAAG AAGTATAAATCCCTGAAAAGGAAGCACCTCAAATGCAACAAATTTATTCCCAACGCAAAG AAATTCAGGTGTGCCGCTACTGAAGCAGCGTGTCATGGCGGACCTGGTTTATATTTCAAAGCAATTGTTGATCAGAATGCATCATCTCCCTCGTTTGATGCT atAAAGGATGGGATAGCTTCTGCTCTCGACCATTTCCACGAAGAACATTCAAGAAGATTTACAGCAAGCCTTCAGGATTTATCTCATGTTTTATCCAATCTATTTCCAAGCAAAAGAAGAACATCTCCTGTAAACTTTTCAAGAGATCAAGTTGATTCAAAGGCAGGTGAACTTGCACATAAGGGTAGCACACACTGCTGTACATCTAACAATGGCACTGAAATTctttcaaaatcaaaatcagtGACACAATCTGATGAAGAGACCGTAAAACTGCCCAGTTCTGGATCACAAGGCTTGTCACCCATAATGGATGAAGTTACACAAAAGCTAACATCATCTACAG GTACATACATGCAGCACACACACTTACAAAATCAGAAGCTCATATCATaa
- the LOC102704985 gene encoding uncharacterized protein LOC102704985 isoform X1, protein MVADHICSVESGMIVESREVEKVVVIGEASADQIVGDVGATMGGVMAGGVLKNSQPACCVDLGRSVPLSNNGAAMIHREKTTTHTEEELNYVLSIGSDTYDINLLKKKYKSLKRKHLKCNKFIPNAKKFRCAATEAACHGGPGLYFKAIVDQNASSPSFDAIKDGIASALDHFHEEHSRRFTASLQDLSHVLSNLFPSKRRTSPVNFSRDQVDSKAGELAHKGSTHCCTSNNGTEILSKSKSVTQSDEETVKLPSSGSQGLSPIMDEVTQKLTSSTGYICTHGYLFVFVSLMNEKPSHQGTYMQHTHLQNQKLIS, encoded by the exons ATGGTTGCAGATCATATTTGTTCTGTGGAGTCAGGGATGATTGTTGAAAGCAGAGAAGTTGAGAAGGTGGTGGTCATCGGCGAAGCATCTGCAGACCAAATCGTGGGCGATGTTGGCGCAACCATGGGTGGTGTGATGGCTGGTGGTGTGCTCAAAAACTCCCAGCCAGCTTGCTGTGTGGATCTCGGGCGATCTGTACCTTTGAGCAATAATGGAGCTGCAATGATTCATAGG GAAAAAACCACTACTCACACCGAAGAGGaactaaattatgttttatctaTCGGGTCGGATACATATGACATCAATTTACTAAAGAAG AAGTATAAATCCCTGAAAAGGAAGCACCTCAAATGCAACAAATTTATTCCCAACGCAAAG AAATTCAGGTGTGCCGCTACTGAAGCAGCGTGTCATGGCGGACCTGGTTTATATTTCAAAGCAATTGTTGATCAGAATGCATCATCTCCCTCGTTTGATGCT atAAAGGATGGGATAGCTTCTGCTCTCGACCATTTCCACGAAGAACATTCAAGAAGATTTACAGCAAGCCTTCAGGATTTATCTCATGTTTTATCCAATCTATTTCCAAGCAAAAGAAGAACATCTCCTGTAAACTTTTCAAGAGATCAAGTTGATTCAAAGGCAGGTGAACTTGCACATAAGGGTAGCACACACTGCTGTACATCTAACAATGGCACTGAAATTctttcaaaatcaaaatcagtGACACAATCTGATGAAGAGACCGTAAAACTGCCCAGTTCTGGATCACAAGGCTTGTCACCCATAATGGATGAAGTTACACAAAAGCTAACATCATCTACAG GatatatatgcacacatgggtatttgtttgtgtttgtATCTCTCATGAATGAAAAACCATCACATCAAG GTACATACATGCAGCACACACACTTACAAAATCAGAAGCTCATATCATaa